One Pantoea eucalypti genomic region harbors:
- a CDS encoding glutamine amidotransferase produces MQKKILLVGESWTSTSVHVKGFDQFATATWHNGATDFMAALADSDYAITYMPAHAAATEFPLTPDGLSQWDAIILSDIGANTLLLHPDTWLKSQRTANRLTLIHDYVAAGGALMMIGGYFSFQGINGGARYRNTAVEKVLPVRCLAWDDRIETPEGAYPSVTESHPLFSDIPNEWPWLLGYNEVEMHPEGKLLATIAGTEHPLLAVREYQQGRSLVWTSDMSAHWLPQEFAQWPGYRQLWINCLDWLTVRGE; encoded by the coding sequence ATGCAGAAGAAAATTTTACTGGTCGGTGAGTCCTGGACCAGCACGTCCGTTCACGTCAAAGGCTTCGATCAGTTTGCCACTGCTACCTGGCATAATGGCGCAACCGACTTTATGGCAGCGCTGGCCGACAGTGATTATGCCATCACCTATATGCCCGCTCATGCTGCCGCCACCGAGTTTCCACTCACGCCTGATGGGCTTTCGCAGTGGGACGCGATCATTCTGTCCGACATCGGTGCGAATACGTTGCTGCTGCACCCGGATACCTGGCTAAAGAGCCAGCGCACAGCGAACCGCCTGACACTGATCCACGACTATGTGGCCGCAGGCGGCGCACTAATGATGATTGGCGGCTACTTTAGTTTTCAGGGTATCAATGGCGGTGCGCGCTATCGCAACACGGCCGTGGAGAAAGTCTTACCAGTGCGCTGCCTGGCCTGGGATGACCGCATTGAAACGCCAGAAGGGGCTTATCCCAGCGTCACGGAATCTCACCCGCTGTTTAGTGATATCCCCAACGAATGGCCATGGTTACTGGGTTATAACGAGGTGGAAATGCACCCTGAAGGCAAACTGCTGGCGACCATTGCCGGCACGGAACATCCGCTGCTGGCGGTGCGCGAATATCAGCAGGGCCGTTCACTGGTCTGGACCAGTGATATGTCGGCGCACTGGCTGCCGCAGGAATTTGCACAGTGGCCGGGTTATCGCCAGCTGTGGATCAACTGTCTGGACTGGTTAACGGTGCGTGGCGAATGA
- a CDS encoding substrate-binding domain-containing protein, translating into MMAFNTRKLRAVALATGLLSAGSLFSLAQAASTYALVQINQQALFFNQMNKGAQEAAKASGKNLVIFNANDNPVSQNDAIENYIQQGVKGIMVDAIDVNGIMPAIKEAAAAKIPVIAIDAVLPAGPQAAQVGVDNLEGGKIIGKYFVDYVAKDMGGKARLGIVGALNSAVQNQRQKGFEETIKSNPGITVADVVDGQNVQDTAMTAAENLITGNPDLTAIYATGEPALLGAIAAVENQGRQKEIKVFGWDLTSKAISGIDGGYVTAVLQQDPKKMGEEAVKALNALTSGKTVAKTILVPATVVTKANVDSYRAMFK; encoded by the coding sequence ATGATGGCATTTAACACCAGAAAACTGCGCGCTGTTGCACTGGCAACCGGCTTACTGTCTGCGGGTTCGTTATTTTCATTGGCGCAAGCCGCTTCCACATATGCGCTGGTTCAGATTAATCAGCAGGCCCTGTTTTTTAATCAGATGAACAAGGGCGCCCAGGAAGCAGCGAAAGCAAGTGGTAAAAATTTAGTGATCTTCAATGCCAACGATAATCCCGTGTCGCAGAACGATGCGATAGAAAATTATATTCAGCAGGGCGTGAAGGGCATTATGGTGGATGCAATTGACGTCAACGGCATTATGCCAGCCATAAAAGAAGCAGCGGCAGCTAAAATACCGGTGATTGCCATTGATGCGGTATTACCAGCGGGGCCGCAGGCAGCACAGGTAGGCGTGGATAACCTGGAAGGCGGCAAAATTATTGGTAAATATTTTGTCGACTACGTGGCGAAAGATATGGGCGGCAAAGCGCGGCTGGGCATTGTGGGCGCACTGAATTCGGCCGTACAGAACCAGCGTCAGAAAGGGTTTGAAGAAACCATCAAGAGCAATCCGGGTATCACCGTGGCGGATGTGGTTGATGGTCAGAACGTGCAGGATACTGCGATGACAGCAGCAGAAAACCTGATTACCGGTAACCCGGATTTAACGGCTATCTACGCGACCGGTGAACCCGCTCTGCTGGGTGCGATTGCTGCCGTTGAAAATCAGGGGCGCCAGAAGGAAATCAAAGTCTTTGGCTGGGATCTGACCTCAAAAGCCATCAGCGGCATTGATGGCGGTTATGTCACGGCCGTGCTGCAGCAGGATCCGAAAAAGATGGGTGAAGAGGCAGTAAAAGCGCTGAACGCGCTTACGTCGGGCAAAACGGTGGCAAAAACCATTCTGGTGCCGGCCACAGTGGTAACCAAAGCTAACGTGGACAGCTACCGCGCGATGTTTAAGTAA
- a CDS encoding M20 family metallopeptidase, with translation MSQSLILAQQLLRFDTINPPGNEAACMQFLADWLTQRGFDVTLSTFGENRLNLIASLPGSLPGPKLAFTGHLDTVPLGNADWQYDPFGEVVGDRLYGRGSSDMKAAVAAFAVACVTHQQAIQQGSGVVLLITGGEETGCDGAQALIDTTDLPEVGALIVGEPTSNYPVIGHKGALWLRCETRGKTAHGAMPELGINAIYLAAEALGKIQHFSPGAPHPLMKQPTINVGRIAGGLNINSVPDRTQFDVDIRSAPNLHHAAIRQQLTTLLGESVTVTTLVDLPAVLSEENQAWIQSVYQHCQALHDAPLTPRIVPYFTDASLLLPALGTPPCIILGPGEPSMAHQTDEYCLLTRLAEAETLYGAVINDWMR, from the coding sequence ATGAGCCAGAGCCTGATACTGGCGCAGCAACTGCTGCGTTTTGACACCATTAATCCCCCGGGCAATGAAGCAGCCTGCATGCAGTTCCTGGCAGACTGGCTGACGCAGCGTGGCTTCGACGTCACCCTGTCGACCTTCGGTGAAAACCGCCTGAACCTGATTGCCAGCCTGCCTGGCAGCCTGCCTGGACCGAAGTTAGCGTTTACCGGCCATCTGGATACGGTTCCTCTCGGCAACGCCGACTGGCAGTACGATCCGTTTGGGGAAGTTGTGGGCGACAGGCTATATGGGCGGGGATCGAGTGACATGAAGGCCGCCGTCGCGGCTTTTGCCGTCGCCTGCGTGACGCATCAGCAGGCAATTCAGCAAGGGTCGGGTGTTGTCCTGTTGATCACAGGCGGGGAAGAGACGGGGTGCGACGGCGCGCAAGCACTGATTGATACCACCGACCTGCCCGAGGTTGGCGCATTGATTGTCGGCGAGCCTACCAGCAACTATCCGGTTATCGGCCACAAAGGCGCACTCTGGCTACGCTGTGAAACCCGGGGCAAAACAGCGCACGGCGCGATGCCTGAGCTGGGTATTAATGCCATTTATCTGGCGGCGGAGGCACTGGGCAAGATTCAGCACTTCTCACCCGGCGCACCTCATCCGCTGATGAAGCAGCCAACCATTAACGTCGGACGCATTGCCGGCGGTCTGAACATTAATTCCGTGCCCGATCGTACGCAGTTTGACGTGGATATCCGTAGCGCGCCCAATCTGCATCACGCAGCAATTCGTCAGCAATTGACAACATTACTGGGAGAGAGCGTCACGGTGACGACGCTGGTGGATCTGCCAGCGGTGTTGAGCGAAGAGAATCAGGCCTGGATTCAGTCGGTTTATCAGCACTGTCAGGCATTACATGACGCCCCGCTGACACCGCGCATTGTGCCCTACTTTACCGATGCATCATTACTGCTGCCCGCGCTGGGCACGCCGCCCTGTATTATCCTGGGTCCCGGCGAGCCCTCAATGGCACATCAGACCGATGAGTATTGCCTGCTGACTCGGTTAGCAGAAGCGGAAACGCTGTATGGTGCAGTGATAAACGACTGGATGCGTTGA
- a CDS encoding BtpA/SgcQ family protein: MVAISAEKIDAIQAIFSRPKAVIGVIHCDPFPGSPKYRGKPVSAIIDRALRDAENYILGGVHGLIVENHGDIPFSKPEDIGPETPALMAVITEKVRERFGVPLGINVLANAALPAFATALAGGADFIRVNQWANAYIANEGFIEGAAAKALRYRSQLRAEHIRVFADSHVKHGSHAIVADRSIQELTRDVDFFEADAVIATGQRTGDSATLEEIDEIRAATTLPLLVGSGVTPANVCQILGRTQAVIVASALKVDGVWWNDVDRERVKHFMAIAQAALDPA; the protein is encoded by the coding sequence ATGGTTGCTATATCAGCAGAAAAAATTGATGCAATACAAGCGATATTTTCCCGTCCTAAAGCTGTTATTGGTGTTATTCACTGTGACCCTTTTCCGGGTTCGCCTAAATATCGCGGTAAACCCGTCAGCGCGATAATTGATCGAGCATTACGTGATGCGGAAAACTATATTCTGGGCGGCGTTCACGGCCTGATTGTGGAAAATCATGGCGATATTCCTTTTTCCAAACCTGAGGATATCGGCCCGGAAACGCCGGCGCTGATGGCGGTGATTACGGAAAAAGTACGCGAACGTTTCGGCGTGCCGCTGGGTATTAATGTGCTGGCGAACGCTGCATTACCTGCTTTTGCCACCGCGCTGGCGGGCGGGGCGGATTTTATCCGCGTCAATCAGTGGGCCAATGCTTATATCGCCAACGAAGGTTTTATTGAAGGGGCTGCCGCGAAAGCGCTGCGCTACCGCAGCCAGCTGCGCGCCGAACATATTCGGGTGTTTGCCGACAGTCACGTTAAACACGGCAGCCATGCGATAGTGGCCGATCGCTCCATTCAGGAACTGACACGCGATGTTGATTTCTTTGAAGCAGATGCAGTTATCGCCACCGGACAGCGCACCGGTGACAGCGCCACACTGGAGGAAATCGACGAGATCCGCGCCGCCACCACCTTACCCCTGCTGGTGGGGTCGGGCGTCACACCCGCTAACGTCTGCCAGATTCTGGGCCGCACGCAGGCCGTAATTGTGGCCAGTGCACTTAAGGTGGATGGTGTCTGGTGGAACGATGTGGATCGCGAGAGGGTAAAACACTTTATGGCGATCGCACAGGCTGCGCTGGATCCGGCTTAA
- a CDS encoding ATP-binding cassette domain-containing protein → MVNITKTYGAIRSLRGVNLQLAKGEVLGLVGDNGAGKSTLTKVLSGAVVPTSGTIRIDGEDQHFSNPADSRRCHIEMVYQDLSLCDTVDVAGNLFMGREPMKSILGIPFLDEEKMHADAREMLKGLGISIPDTRLLVRNLSGGQRQAIAIARAAAFDPKVLIMDEPTAALAVAEVEAVLELIRRVSARGVSVILITHRLQDLFLVCDRIMVMYEGTNVAERRVADTDLTEIVNLIVGEKFVARSAAAH, encoded by the coding sequence ATGGTGAATATTACCAAGACCTACGGCGCGATACGGTCGCTTCGCGGCGTAAACCTGCAACTGGCTAAAGGTGAAGTGCTGGGGCTGGTGGGCGACAACGGCGCGGGCAAATCGACCCTGACCAAGGTGCTGTCAGGGGCTGTCGTGCCAACCAGTGGTACGATTCGTATTGATGGTGAGGACCAGCATTTCAGTAACCCGGCGGATTCTCGCCGCTGCCATATCGAGATGGTTTATCAGGACCTGTCGCTGTGCGATACCGTCGATGTGGCAGGCAACCTGTTTATGGGACGTGAGCCGATGAAGTCCATTCTCGGCATTCCGTTTCTGGATGAAGAGAAAATGCACGCTGATGCACGGGAGATGCTGAAAGGGCTGGGGATTTCTATCCCGGATACCCGGCTGCTGGTGCGCAATTTATCCGGCGGGCAGCGCCAGGCGATTGCCATTGCGCGCGCGGCCGCTTTCGATCCCAAAGTGCTGATCATGGATGAACCTACCGCCGCGCTGGCCGTCGCCGAAGTGGAGGCGGTACTGGAGTTGATCCGCCGGGTGTCAGCACGTGGCGTGAGCGTCATCCTGATCACGCATCGCCTGCAGGATCTGTTCCTGGTCTGCGATCGCATCATGGTGATGTACGAGGGCACCAACGTGGCGGAACGCCGGGTGGCCGATACGGACCTGACTGAGATCGTCAATTTGATCGTGGGTGAAAAATTTGTCGCCCGCTCGGCCGCAGCGCACTGA
- a CDS encoding phosphotriesterase family protein produces the protein MKHSIFRHPDPLPLGISSGYVMTVLGPLPVSEMGVTLMHEHILLDASGKWVPPCCCGDRHLAEMPVSIENLGELSLNPLISRDNCQLFDVDLAIEELMKFRALGGDTVVDPTNIGIGRDPKALQRIARLTGLNIIMSTGLYLEPSHPDWMKTISIEALTDKLIYDLGGREDKPDVLAGLIGEIGVSSRFTPNEEKSLRAAGRASAATNVPIEVHLPGWERLGHRVLDILEEEGADLLHVVLCHMNPSFADKRYQRELAQRGAFLEYDMIGMSYYYADESAQSPSDEENARAIRELIDDGFIEQVLLSQDVFLKTMLTRYGGHGYGYILKHFVPRLKRHGVSGEQLETLLIANPQRVFGG, from the coding sequence ATGAAACATTCTATTTTTCGCCATCCCGATCCGCTGCCACTGGGTATCAGTAGCGGCTATGTGATGACCGTGCTCGGCCCATTGCCGGTGAGTGAAATGGGCGTAACGCTGATGCACGAACATATCCTGCTGGATGCCTCAGGCAAATGGGTGCCGCCCTGCTGCTGCGGCGATCGTCATCTGGCGGAAATGCCGGTCAGCATTGAAAACCTGGGCGAACTGTCACTCAACCCGCTTATCAGCCGCGACAACTGTCAGCTGTTTGATGTGGATTTGGCGATTGAAGAGCTGATGAAGTTCCGGGCGCTGGGCGGCGATACGGTGGTGGATCCCACGAATATCGGCATTGGCCGCGATCCCAAAGCCCTGCAGCGGATCGCGCGCCTGACCGGGCTGAATATCATCATGAGCACCGGGCTGTATCTGGAACCGTCACATCCTGACTGGATGAAAACGATCAGCATTGAAGCCCTGACCGACAAGCTGATTTACGACCTGGGCGGCAGAGAAGATAAACCCGACGTGCTGGCAGGTCTTATTGGTGAGATCGGCGTTTCCAGCCGCTTTACCCCCAATGAAGAGAAATCCCTGCGGGCTGCAGGCCGCGCCAGCGCTGCGACAAATGTGCCGATTGAGGTGCATCTGCCCGGCTGGGAGCGTCTGGGTCATCGTGTACTGGATATTCTTGAAGAAGAAGGGGCTGACCTGCTCCATGTCGTGCTGTGCCATATGAACCCCAGCTTTGCGGATAAGCGTTACCAGCGCGAGCTTGCACAGCGCGGAGCCTTCCTGGAGTACGACATGATCGGCATGAGTTATTACTACGCCGATGAATCTGCGCAGTCGCCGTCCGATGAGGAGAATGCCCGCGCCATTCGCGAGCTGATTGATGACGGCTTTATTGAACAGGTGTTGTTGTCGCAGGACGTGTTCCTGAAAACCATGCTGACCCGCTACGGCGGTCATGGCTATGGCTACATCCTTAAACATTTTGTTCCGCGCCTGAAACGCCATGGCGTCAGCGGCGAACAACTTGAAACCTTACTGATTGCTAACCCACAGCGCGTTTTTGGTGGGTAA
- a CDS encoding LacI family DNA-binding transcriptional regulator → MADDMSKKRVLLSDVAALAGLSKATVSRYMNQSIILPQETIDRIEAAIRQLDYRGNSLARRLSKGGSETLGLVLPDITNPFFAELADAAEEAASAHGYSLVLCITRNHPGKESQFIRWLDTCQVDGLLFTTNHPDNGLLRKEINRHQRIVLLDEDIPGSVVPKVFADNVQGGRIATENLIAAGHRHIAFVGGPDELMSVRERYQGFCTAMEQAGLHVLPEWVMYGEYQREFGKQALERLFSCAERPTAVFAASDFLVLGLMDGLRARGLKAPEALSLVGFDDATYADFTLPRISTIRQPARELGRTAVEIMLRILNDDLSIPAETRLPVEWVARDSIQIC, encoded by the coding sequence ATGGCAGATGATATGAGTAAAAAACGGGTGCTGTTATCCGATGTTGCAGCGCTGGCCGGACTGTCAAAAGCGACCGTTTCCCGCTATATGAATCAAAGCATTATCCTGCCGCAGGAGACGATCGACCGCATTGAAGCGGCGATTCGCCAGCTGGATTATCGCGGTAATAGCCTGGCTCGTCGCCTGAGCAAGGGCGGCAGTGAAACCCTGGGGCTGGTGCTACCCGATATTACCAACCCCTTCTTTGCCGAACTGGCGGATGCCGCCGAAGAAGCCGCCTCTGCCCATGGCTACAGCCTGGTGCTCTGCATTACCCGAAACCACCCTGGCAAAGAGAGTCAGTTTATCCGCTGGCTGGATACCTGCCAGGTGGACGGCCTGCTGTTTACCACCAACCATCCTGATAACGGCCTGTTACGTAAAGAAATTAACCGCCACCAGCGCATCGTGCTGCTGGATGAAGATATTCCGGGTAGCGTGGTGCCTAAGGTCTTTGCCGACAACGTTCAGGGAGGCCGGATTGCTACCGAAAACCTGATCGCCGCAGGTCACCGGCACATTGCCTTTGTCGGCGGTCCGGATGAACTGATGAGTGTGCGTGAACGCTACCAGGGCTTTTGCACCGCCATGGAGCAGGCTGGCCTGCATGTCCTGCCTGAATGGGTGATGTATGGCGAATACCAGCGCGAGTTCGGTAAACAGGCGCTGGAACGGCTGTTTAGCTGCGCTGAGCGCCCTACCGCCGTCTTTGCTGCCAGTGATTTTCTCGTGCTGGGATTGATGGATGGCCTGCGCGCGCGCGGACTCAAAGCACCCGAAGCGCTGTCGCTGGTGGGCTTTGATGACGCGACCTATGCCGACTTCACCCTACCCCGTATTTCAACCATCCGCCAGCCCGCACGCGAGCTGGGCCGCACGGCGGTAGAGATTATGTTGCGTATTCTGAATGATGACCTGTCGATCCCTGCCGAAACCCGCCTGCCGGTAGAGTGGGTGGCGCGTGACTCGATCCAAATTTGTTAA
- a CDS encoding LysR family transcriptional regulator: MDRLTSMNVFVTVAESGSFAAAAGKLLISPQMVAKHIAALERHLGTLLLHRTTRRQSLTDVGRNYYERCKIVLADVQEADAIALDMQQRPSGTLKVSAPVTFGSFSLAPFVTRYLDRFPDTQVDLELSDRLVDPFEEGYEVVIRIGALPDSSIIAHPLQPYELIACASPAYLARHGFPATPADLENHACLVYGIWSPSKPCRWVFTQAGKVEEVHPQGRMRSNDWKALLHAALEGYGITLGPATILSEEIRLGRLVQVLPDYAGPARPMHVLIPAGRRQTVKIRSFVKAIITGFGLYPPASG, from the coding sequence ATGGATCGACTTACCAGCATGAACGTATTTGTTACCGTCGCGGAATCAGGTTCGTTTGCCGCCGCCGCCGGGAAATTGCTCATCTCACCGCAAATGGTGGCGAAGCATATCGCGGCGCTGGAGAGGCATCTCGGCACGCTACTTCTGCATCGCACCACGCGACGACAAAGCCTGACGGATGTGGGCCGCAATTATTACGAACGCTGCAAAATCGTGCTGGCAGACGTGCAGGAAGCAGATGCAATTGCGCTGGATATGCAGCAGCGTCCGTCCGGTACGCTAAAGGTCAGCGCGCCGGTCACCTTTGGTTCTTTTAGCCTGGCACCGTTTGTCACCCGCTATCTTGATCGGTTTCCTGATACGCAGGTTGATCTTGAACTCAGCGATCGGCTGGTTGATCCGTTTGAAGAGGGATATGAGGTGGTGATCCGGATTGGTGCGCTGCCCGATAGTTCGATTATCGCCCATCCGTTGCAGCCCTATGAGCTGATAGCCTGCGCGTCACCCGCCTATCTGGCGCGGCACGGTTTTCCTGCCACGCCAGCAGATCTGGAGAACCACGCCTGTCTCGTTTATGGGATATGGTCGCCTTCAAAACCCTGCCGCTGGGTGTTTACTCAGGCCGGGAAAGTCGAAGAAGTGCATCCGCAGGGAAGAATGCGATCGAATGACTGGAAAGCGCTCCTGCACGCAGCGCTGGAGGGCTACGGCATTACCCTGGGACCCGCCACCATTCTGTCTGAAGAGATCAGGCTGGGCAGGCTGGTCCAGGTGCTGCCCGATTATGCCGGGCCAGCACGTCCCATGCATGTGCTAATCCCAGCGGGCCGTCGCCAGACGGTGAAAATCCGCAGCTTTGTTAAGGCCATCATCACCGGGTTTGGCCTCTATCCACCTGCATCCGGCTAA
- a CDS encoding ABC transporter permease produces the protein MNLSSSRMAQHSLPRRLLHNHSGVVSIALFFVFCCVVFSLITGNFLSSANWLNIIRQSAPLLIVATAMTLVITTGGIDLSVGSTLALVGALSAIALNNWGLPWPVVLLGGLLLGALVGAINGFFIAYEGIPAFIVTLATLAVVRGVALLITQGYSIPIPADSLFAFMGRAWVLGVPMPALIGIVVLVVGHIVLNHMRFGRYVTAIGANAEGARRSGINTKAVTMKVYIISGMAAALAGMIITARLGSGSSNQGEGFELQVIAAVVLGSTSLFGGFGTVVGTLLGALSIAIIQNGLILSHISPFYTQIATGTIILLAIWLNTRILNPTRSAAKG, from the coding sequence ATGAATCTGAGCAGTTCCCGTATGGCACAGCACTCGCTGCCGCGTCGCCTTCTGCATAACCACTCTGGCGTAGTCAGCATCGCGCTGTTTTTCGTATTCTGCTGCGTGGTGTTTTCCCTGATCACCGGCAACTTTCTCAGTAGCGCTAACTGGCTGAATATCATCCGTCAGAGTGCGCCATTGCTGATCGTCGCCACGGCGATGACGCTGGTGATTACCACGGGTGGGATCGATCTTTCCGTGGGGTCAACACTGGCCCTTGTCGGCGCCTTGTCAGCCATCGCCCTGAATAACTGGGGCCTGCCCTGGCCGGTGGTCTTGCTGGGCGGCCTGCTGCTGGGTGCGCTGGTCGGTGCTATCAACGGCTTTTTTATCGCCTATGAAGGCATTCCTGCCTTTATCGTCACGCTGGCGACGCTGGCGGTGGTGCGCGGCGTGGCGCTGCTGATCACTCAGGGTTACTCCATTCCCATCCCCGCTGATAGCCTGTTCGCCTTTATGGGACGCGCATGGGTGCTGGGTGTGCCGATGCCTGCGCTGATTGGCATCGTGGTGCTGGTGGTCGGCCATATCGTGCTGAACCATATGCGTTTTGGTCGCTATGTCACGGCCATTGGCGCAAATGCAGAAGGTGCGCGCCGTAGCGGGATTAATACCAAAGCCGTCACCATGAAAGTTTACATCATCAGTGGTATGGCGGCGGCGCTGGCGGGCATGATCATCACTGCTCGCCTGGGCAGCGGCTCTTCTAACCAGGGCGAAGGCTTTGAGCTGCAGGTCATCGCTGCGGTGGTGCTGGGCAGTACCAGCCTGTTCGGCGGCTTCGGCACCGTTGTTGGCACGCTGTTAGGCGCGCTGTCGATTGCCATCATCCAGAACGGCCTGATTTTGTCGCATATCTCCCCGTTTTATACGCAGATCGCCACCGGTACGATTATTCTGCTGGCCATCTGGCTGAACACCCGCATTCTCAACCCGACGCGGTCGGCGGCGAAAGGATAG
- a CDS encoding PfkB family carbohydrate kinase: MRVYVAGNITVDETWSVTDIPAKGASVHGYQRSQDIGGKGANQAIVLSRCGIETCLLAATGHDSNGKWIRQQLMNEPVTLLPTQSITALSDTSLILHSADGDNAIITSKTAAEALDIDTLRHHLASARPGDLLVQQGNFSPEKTHALFSLAKSQGLITVFNPSPVHAGFAACWSLVDIAVVNQHEAQQLQPDAVNTVVTTLGSAGVWLTQGDQRIFCPAHPADAVDTTGAGDTFLAVMLASAILREGDIDALALAHASQAAALTVSRYGTRQAFPTAEELAALLQSGGESAIT; encoded by the coding sequence ATGCGTGTTTATGTGGCTGGTAATATTACTGTCGATGAAACCTGGTCTGTTACCGATATTCCAGCTAAGGGCGCCTCTGTTCACGGTTATCAACGTTCGCAGGATATCGGCGGCAAAGGCGCGAACCAGGCGATCGTATTATCCCGCTGCGGCATCGAGACCTGTTTACTTGCCGCGACCGGTCATGACAGCAATGGAAAATGGATCCGTCAGCAGCTCATGAACGAGCCCGTGACGTTATTGCCCACGCAGTCCATTACCGCGTTGAGCGACACCTCACTTATTCTGCACAGCGCCGATGGCGATAACGCCATTATTACCAGTAAGACGGCGGCCGAGGCGCTGGATATTGATACGCTTCGCCACCATCTTGCCAGCGCGCGTCCAGGCGATCTGCTGGTGCAGCAGGGCAATTTCTCCCCTGAGAAAACCCATGCGCTGTTCAGTCTGGCTAAGTCCCAGGGACTGATTACCGTCTTTAACCCCTCGCCAGTGCACGCCGGTTTTGCCGCATGCTGGTCGCTGGTGGATATCGCCGTGGTCAATCAGCACGAAGCGCAACAGTTACAGCCCGACGCAGTAAACACAGTGGTGACTACGCTCGGAAGTGCAGGTGTCTGGCTCACTCAGGGCGACCAGCGAATATTCTGCCCGGCGCACCCCGCCGATGCAGTAGATACCACCGGCGCAGGCGATACTTTTCTGGCCGTGATGCTGGCTTCCGCGATCCTGCGCGAGGGTGACATTGATGCATTAGCACTCGCGCATGCCAGTCAGGCTGCTGCGCTGACCGTCAGCCGTTATGGCACACGTCAGGCCTTTCCCACTGCAGAAGAGCTCGCCGCACTGCTCCAGTCAGGCGGCGAGTCAGCGATTACTTAA
- a CDS encoding NADPH-dependent F420 reductase has product MKIGIIGAGFVGRAIAKLAIKAGHEVMLSNSRDPRTLFSLKPMIGCETGTATEAANFGEVVVIAVPLTATEQLPAAELRGKIVLDAVNYYPDRDGDIEELLSGGISTSERLARQFPGSRITKAFNAIRMTDLETQGLPPGDANRQALPLAGDDSEGKAIVTALYDAFGFDAVDAGALAEGWRFERATPAYCVALSREQLIRTLLETTRR; this is encoded by the coding sequence ATGAAAATAGGCATTATTGGCGCAGGTTTTGTTGGCCGGGCGATAGCAAAACTGGCAATTAAAGCGGGACATGAGGTGATGCTCAGCAACTCGCGTGATCCACGAACGCTGTTCAGTCTGAAACCGATGATTGGTTGCGAAACCGGTACTGCCACCGAGGCTGCAAACTTCGGCGAAGTGGTCGTGATCGCTGTGCCGCTCACGGCAACTGAGCAACTTCCGGCAGCGGAGTTACGGGGAAAAATCGTGCTTGATGCGGTCAATTACTATCCCGACCGCGATGGCGACATCGAAGAGCTACTTAGTGGTGGCATCAGCACCAGTGAACGGCTTGCCCGCCAGTTTCCCGGCAGCCGGATCACCAAGGCATTTAATGCCATCCGCATGACCGATCTGGAAACCCAGGGCCTGCCCCCGGGCGATGCGAACCGTCAGGCGCTACCGCTGGCGGGAGATGACAGCGAAGGAAAGGCTATCGTCACGGCGCTTTATGATGCCTTTGGGTTTGATGCGGTGGATGCGGGCGCGTTAGCGGAAGGCTGGCGTTTCGAGCGTGCGACACCCGCCTATTGTGTCGCACTCAGCAGAGAACAACTTATCAGGACACTTTTGGAGACCACCCGGCGCTAA